In methanogenic archaeon ISO4-H5, the following are encoded in one genomic region:
- a CDS encoding nitrogen regulatory protein P-II GlnK, which produces MKMVIAIFRPEKCEEVKEALKEVGIIGMTFTRVTGRGQQAGVRFTSRVGDFVVDEIEKMKVEIVLEDDSDVNLAVDTVRRAAWTGHPGDGRVFVIPVENSYKISDYLDDQSNH; this is translated from the coding sequence ATGAAGATGGTGATAGCGATATTCCGTCCGGAGAAGTGCGAAGAGGTGAAGGAAGCCCTGAAGGAGGTGGGAATCATCGGGATGACCTTCACCCGCGTTACCGGCAGAGGCCAGCAGGCCGGAGTGAGGTTCACTAGCAGGGTCGGAGATTTCGTGGTGGACGAGATTGAGAAGATGAAGGTAGAGATCGTTCTGGAAGACGACAGCGACGTGAATCTTGCGGTGGATACCGTTCGCAGAGCCGCATGGACCGGGCATCCCGGGGACGGCAGGGTGTTCGTGATCCCGGTGGAGAACTCGTACAAGATAAGCGACTACCTGGATGACCAGTCGAATCACTGA
- a CDS encoding nitrilase/cyanide hydratase and apolipoprotein N-acyltransferase has protein sequence MDRIRLAMACINSRVGEVERNAGTMISFMEKAAESEADLVCFPEMCLTGYSMPHSFDYCLGEDSPAIGRIVDASKDLGLCTVFGYADSEKGIAQAVTEKGKLLGTYKKTHLGLKEKEFAKPGDGLPVFRTSKATLGIQLCLESHFPEISGTLALKGADIILMPHASGLEAGRRRMTWNKILPARAYDNTVFVAACNQAGDNGLGTVFGGGSCVMDINGDLLAEDYSGECLLMCDLDGKRQDELRTSGNRDMHSLYFLDRRRPELYQ, from the coding sequence ATGGATAGAATCCGCCTCGCCATGGCCTGCATAAACTCCCGTGTAGGGGAAGTAGAACGCAATGCTGGCACTATGATTTCTTTCATGGAGAAGGCGGCGGAATCCGAAGCTGATCTCGTCTGTTTCCCGGAGATGTGTCTTACCGGTTATTCCATGCCCCACAGTTTCGATTACTGTCTCGGAGAGGATTCGCCTGCAATCGGGAGGATAGTGGATGCCTCCAAGGATCTCGGCCTCTGTACCGTGTTCGGATATGCGGATTCCGAGAAGGGTATCGCTCAGGCCGTGACGGAGAAAGGAAAACTCCTCGGGACTTACAAAAAGACACATCTGGGTCTAAAGGAAAAGGAGTTCGCGAAACCCGGTGACGGCCTGCCCGTATTCAGGACATCGAAAGCCACCCTCGGGATTCAGCTATGCCTCGAATCCCACTTTCCAGAGATATCCGGTACATTGGCTCTCAAGGGTGCGGACATCATCCTGATGCCCCATGCATCCGGTCTGGAAGCCGGGCGCAGGAGAATGACCTGGAACAAGATCCTGCCCGCAAGGGCGTATGACAACACTGTTTTCGTGGCGGCCTGCAATCAGGCAGGAGACAACGGACTCGGTACGGTCTTCGGAGGAGGCTCCTGCGTGATGGATATCAACGGAGACCTCCTGGCAGAGGATTACAGCGGCGAATGCCTCCTCATGTGTGATCTGGACGGCAAACGGCAGGATGAGCTGCGCACATCCGGCAACAGGGATATGCACAGCCTGTACTTCCTGGACCGCCGCCGCCCCGAACTTTATCAGTGA
- a CDS encoding sterol binding protein encodes MTMEEQLRGLIDKFNKKMAEDEKMRDEVKHLTKTVNIDLDTEKYSFKLENAEIFDFSCTALNEADVVITSTPENLQKLLDKELRPMRAYLTKKITIKGKIQDLMFLKKFF; translated from the coding sequence ATGACCATGGAAGAGCAGCTCAGAGGCCTCATTGACAAGTTCAACAAGAAAATGGCCGAAGACGAAAAGATGAGGGATGAAGTAAAACACCTCACCAAGACCGTCAACATAGACCTCGACACCGAGAAATACTCCTTCAAGCTGGAGAACGCTGAGATCTTCGATTTCAGCTGCACCGCCCTCAACGAGGCGGACGTCGTCATCACCAGCACCCCTGAGAACCTCCAGAAGCTCCTGGACAAGGAACTCAGGCCCATGAGGGCGTACCTCACCAAGAAAATCACCATCAAAGGAAAGATTCAGGACCTTATGTTCCTGAAGAAATTCTTCTAA
- a CDS encoding ribonuclease HII RnhB — protein MMQCGVDEAGRGPMLGPLVVGAVWCDDESVLKGIGVKDSKKLTPSARDRMYDEIAASVPHWCTVPISAEQIDLRMKTQSLNMIELDVFVEAVSKYPSETIYADCPDVDTNRFANIMKAKLEGGDVIAAHKADDLYPVVSAASIMAKVTRDRMIEDIQKEFGCPVGSGYPSDAVTVAFIEKWIKDNGCAPPHTRTSWEPVKKMISARHMTRISDW, from the coding sequence ATGATGCAATGCGGCGTGGACGAAGCGGGAAGAGGCCCCATGCTGGGCCCGCTCGTGGTCGGAGCAGTATGGTGTGACGACGAATCCGTCCTGAAGGGGATAGGCGTGAAGGACTCCAAGAAACTCACCCCCTCGGCACGCGACCGCATGTACGACGAGATCGCGGCCTCGGTTCCGCATTGGTGCACTGTGCCCATATCGGCCGAACAGATTGATCTCCGCATGAAGACCCAGAGTCTGAATATGATCGAATTGGACGTGTTCGTGGAGGCCGTATCGAAATACCCCTCGGAGACCATCTACGCCGACTGTCCTGATGTGGATACCAACCGTTTCGCCAACATCATGAAGGCGAAACTGGAGGGTGGCGACGTTATTGCCGCCCACAAGGCTGATGACCTGTATCCGGTGGTATCTGCCGCATCTATCATGGCCAAGGTCACCCGCGACAGGATGATCGAAGACATCCAGAAGGAATTCGGCTGCCCGGTCGGATCCGGCTATCCGAGCGATGCCGTTACGGTCGCATTCATAGAAAAATGGATTAAGGATAACGGTTGTGCCCCACCACATACCCGCACATCCTGGGAACCTGTCAAAAAGATGATATCCGCAAGACACATGACCAGGATCAGCGACTGGTGA
- a CDS encoding GTP cyclohydrolase ArfA has translation MALKCDVQYGKGSSGFKLTKVGVSKVRKPVLIGRPGFTSPLNSVVNCTIDIFVDLPATQRGSHLSRNVEVLREIADESVKQPVTGLEDMAVSMVKKLLVKHEYAVNAYVDITGEYFKANKTPSGRDTLEYYTLHAKAHGVRDGEIRKTIGVDACGMTACPCAQETVGELLNVTDPGFPMMSHNQRNICSIYMTTGLGSVIEADDLIELAEKAVSTPTFELLKREDEGRVVINAHTKTCFVEDVVRNGLTLVTEKYSNLPDDTEVVVKSDSEESIHKHNAYAERTATLGELREELAQKIKMQ, from the coding sequence ATGGCATTGAAGTGTGACGTACAGTACGGAAAGGGTTCTTCCGGATTCAAACTCACCAAGGTCGGTGTGTCCAAGGTCCGCAAACCTGTCCTCATCGGCAGGCCCGGGTTCACCAGTCCCCTGAACAGCGTTGTTAACTGCACCATCGACATTTTCGTCGATCTCCCTGCGACCCAGAGGGGTTCCCATCTCTCCAGGAACGTAGAGGTGCTCCGTGAGATCGCGGACGAGAGCGTCAAGCAGCCCGTCACTGGTCTCGAAGACATGGCTGTCAGCATGGTGAAGAAGCTCCTCGTCAAGCACGAGTATGCAGTCAACGCGTATGTCGACATCACCGGAGAATACTTCAAGGCCAACAAGACCCCTTCCGGCAGAGACACCCTCGAGTACTACACCCTTCACGCAAAGGCTCACGGAGTCCGCGACGGCGAGATCCGCAAGACCATCGGTGTAGATGCCTGCGGAATGACCGCCTGTCCCTGCGCCCAGGAGACTGTCGGCGAGCTGCTCAACGTCACTGACCCAGGATTCCCCATGATGTCCCACAACCAGAGGAACATCTGCTCCATCTACATGACCACCGGGCTCGGAAGTGTCATCGAGGCCGATGACCTCATCGAACTCGCGGAGAAGGCCGTGTCCACCCCCACCTTCGAGCTCCTTAAGAGGGAGGACGAGGGAAGGGTCGTCATCAATGCCCACACCAAGACCTGTTTCGTGGAGGATGTCGTCAGGAACGGACTCACCCTCGTCACCGAGAAGTACTCCAATCTGCCCGATGACACCGAGGTAGTCGTCAAGAGCGATTCGGAAGAATCCATCCACAAACACAATGCCTATGCCGAGAGGACCGCAACCCTCGGTGAGCTCAGGGAAGAGCTCGCACAGAAAATCAAGATGCAGTGA
- a CDS encoding CoA-disulfide reductase cdr produces the protein MSKKIVIIGSGAAGMSAASAARAADPEADITVFTEDRDVAYSPCMIPWVLEGKSTWNEMIMHDPAWYAKERNIKVITETKVESVVNDTPRGAPAVRTVTAGGKTYEYDSLVLATGGKVFIPPIEGTQLPGVFTVRTVKGGQEIEAYLKKSQKVAIAGAGVIGLELALALVNIGKDVTVIEMMDQVIPRIADKDMAEPMQAYLETKGVKFMMKTPVQGVIGNDKVEAVNAGGTEVPCDMVIFATGVRANTDIAKELGLDIGQLGALCAAPTLQAYKRGRLCPDIFVCGDVLQCQSAVYPGPTMSQLGSSAVKEGRVAGANAAGAKLEFGPVASPWVSVIGEKQIAGTGMSLGLASWYGVEAVAGKAKGLTRARYYPGAKELIVKVLADKRTHRLIGAQIIAGEEATGRIDWLTSAILSGVTAEEFLVRSENAYCPPTSQVRDVVFAAVEDLVKNL, from the coding sequence ATGTCGAAGAAAATCGTCATCATCGGTTCCGGAGCCGCTGGAATGTCGGCAGCTTCGGCCGCCAGGGCCGCAGACCCCGAGGCGGACATCACCGTCTTCACCGAGGACAGGGACGTGGCCTACTCGCCCTGCATGATCCCCTGGGTCCTCGAAGGGAAATCCACCTGGAACGAAATGATCATGCACGACCCCGCCTGGTACGCCAAGGAGAGGAACATCAAGGTCATCACCGAGACCAAGGTCGAATCAGTCGTCAACGACACCCCCCGCGGAGCTCCCGCGGTCAGGACCGTCACCGCCGGCGGCAAGACCTATGAGTACGACTCCCTCGTGCTCGCCACCGGAGGAAAGGTCTTCATCCCCCCGATCGAGGGAACTCAGCTCCCCGGAGTTTTCACCGTCAGGACCGTCAAGGGCGGACAGGAGATCGAAGCCTACCTGAAGAAGTCCCAGAAGGTCGCAATCGCCGGAGCGGGAGTCATCGGACTCGAGCTCGCACTGGCACTCGTCAACATCGGAAAGGATGTCACCGTCATCGAGATGATGGACCAGGTCATCCCCAGGATCGCCGACAAGGACATGGCCGAGCCCATGCAGGCCTACCTCGAGACCAAAGGCGTCAAATTCATGATGAAGACCCCTGTGCAGGGTGTCATCGGAAATGACAAGGTCGAAGCCGTCAACGCCGGCGGAACCGAGGTCCCCTGCGACATGGTCATCTTCGCCACCGGCGTCAGGGCCAACACCGACATCGCCAAGGAACTCGGTCTCGACATCGGACAGCTCGGAGCACTCTGTGCGGCACCCACCCTCCAGGCTTACAAGAGGGGAAGGCTCTGCCCCGACATCTTCGTCTGCGGAGACGTCCTGCAGTGCCAGTCCGCCGTATACCCCGGACCCACCATGAGCCAGCTCGGATCCTCGGCCGTCAAGGAAGGAAGAGTCGCCGGAGCCAACGCAGCGGGAGCCAAACTCGAGTTCGGCCCCGTCGCCAGCCCCTGGGTCAGTGTCATCGGCGAGAAGCAGATCGCAGGAACCGGCATGTCCCTGGGTCTTGCCTCCTGGTACGGCGTCGAGGCCGTCGCAGGAAAGGCCAAAGGACTTACCCGCGCCAGGTACTACCCCGGCGCCAAGGAGCTTATCGTCAAAGTCCTCGCCGACAAGAGGACCCACCGCCTCATCGGTGCCCAGATCATCGCCGGAGAGGAAGCCACCGGACGCATCGACTGGCTGACCTCCGCCATCCTCAGCGGTGTCACCGCAGAGGAGTTCCTCGTACGCTCCGAGAACGCATACTGCCCTCCCACCTCCCAGGTCAGAGACGTCGTCTTCGCGGCGGTGGAGGACCTCGTGAAGAACCTGTGA
- a CDS encoding transposase IS116/IS110/IS902 family, translating into MGCTVIVALPVDLYEINQSKQKTDANDARKLANYMRRRTLGETRFAECLMVDSVWMNRRLICRNYMTESNILSDTRRQLRSYILLKNLKPGRVTNDIASATSLASLSQCADKPLLLLITRAKDCRKRMDKVLEDIEEEFSGEPMYESMKSIKGFGPVVSAYLCSMIIDVKRFRTPNQFAAYFGIVPGQRESAESSPHCKITRRGDAAARHLLLRATMLHIQFDKDRESMVSQMYDRLKGRGFPTKKAYMACTNKMAHRLFSVLNGLSDGKEV; encoded by the coding sequence ATGGGGTGCACTGTGATAGTGGCACTCCCGGTCGATCTTTATGAGATCAACCAATCCAAGCAGAAGACGGATGCTAACGATGCCAGGAAACTTGCGAATTATATGAGGAGACGCACACTCGGCGAAACACGGTTTGCCGAGTGCCTGATGGTGGACTCTGTATGGATGAACCGCAGGCTGATATGCAGGAATTACATGACCGAGTCGAATATCCTCTCCGATACCCGCAGACAGTTGAGGTCCTATATCCTCCTGAAGAATCTGAAACCGGGGAGAGTGACGAACGATATCGCATCCGCGACATCGCTCGCTTCTCTTTCACAGTGTGCGGATAAACCGTTGCTTCTGCTGATTACACGTGCGAAGGACTGTCGGAAACGTATGGACAAGGTCCTGGAAGATATCGAGGAAGAGTTTTCCGGCGAACCGATGTACGAATCCATGAAGAGCATCAAGGGATTCGGACCTGTGGTCTCGGCATACCTCTGTTCCATGATAATCGACGTCAAAAGATTCAGGACGCCCAATCAATTCGCAGCATATTTCGGAATAGTGCCAGGACAGAGAGAATCAGCCGAATCATCCCCTCACTGCAAGATAACCCGCCGTGGTGACGCCGCGGCTAGGCACCTGCTGCTGAGGGCTACCATGCTTCACATTCAGTTTGATAAAGACCGGGAATCCATGGTCTCTCAGATGTACGATCGTCTGAAAGGCCGTGGGTTCCCCACCAAGAAGGCCTACATGGCGTGCACCAACAAAATGGCACACCGCCTGTTCTCGGTTCTGAACGGATTATCGGACGGAAAGGAGGTCTGA